One window from the genome of Oryza glaberrima chromosome 3, OglaRS2, whole genome shotgun sequence encodes:
- the LOC127767389 gene encoding uncharacterized protein LOC127767389, with product MVASPPPPHPTPPEQVGDGVEARSCASPTPSLRRKGSPNRSGGSARKSSSSREFGSSILNSVNKSASQFKKSINRKSGSPIDWFPRKKTEPYLKRKIKRLQESNGMTASLDETLGSANPHYTRMAREKIAAREAARKAMEARKAAMVEASWCRILHAARIQKKDAEEVMEKAKFRATEAFEQARVIGVMMYDRPDCSSQQYEVESLSQTGGQSTHKVTASFQTGFEVDMEVAAAVKKAFIQLANSSISSNKEEFKELLWKISQNPDVTEIDANSEDEQHQGDCNSEDKRNLKFNKETLGTGIFPSDFDNTNVQQSNDLVNIMLERLKALHEDELASLAVIVATSGLNAVLQSDRGKYQETESVNSFTSQRAHSRRYSTAASFVDVLQPKKEVTSELPSLDKFLVKHLSKLEKEVHEAREAGRKASSVNSCAQGAQRQITGRNPKATDSASDLSSILVKHVSKLEKEILEAKKNNNTRIQLLEESCKKVEAHVEKDASKESEFYNAQSESFCNSGSVGSCNSRESYEKSKHGRDCSQDKENKILFSHQLPPSGAKGKQGGKRLTRIEAAKLEALNSFCTKDGNAFDVGLDKILIRPIHRLEREKKKALEHGQTNVQKDPQKNGDRTIVTGSLDEILVKHVSRLEREKIDYERRNALGEGLTNVPHDQRKHGNNATASESLDQVLVKHVSRLEREKIDYEKRNALEEVLTNVAHDQRKHDNNATASESLDQVLVKHVSRLEREKVEYAKRNTLGERTSEQNHQERHSNTNIASDSLDQILVKHVSRLEKEKIEHGKSGDMIFLKKNDSKCTNEEADLSDILVKRSMKLEQAKLASSAAEETLTGSFNPVQERRRAREKELMDAWGGVGLGNSMKPHLSKIEKDKVAWRKAEEEQKQMCAANEL from the exons ATGGtggcctcgcctcctcctcctcatcctacTCCGCCGGAgcaggtcggcgacggcgtggaggcCCGAAGCTGCgcctcgccgacgccctccCTCCGCAGGAAGGGCTCCCCCAACCGCAGCGGCGGAAGCGCCCGCAAG AGTTCAAGCTCAAGAGAATTTGGAAGTTCAATTTTGAATTCTGTAAATAAATCAGCATCCCAATTCAAGAAGTCAATTAATCGTAAAAGTGGTTCCCCTATAGATTGGTTCCCTCGGAAGAAGACTGAACCATACTTGAAGAGAAAGATAAAGCGTCTTCAG GAGAGCAATGGCATGACTGCATCTCTTGATGAGACTTTGGGAAGTGCCAATCCTCACTACACGCGAATGGCAAGGGAGAAAATTGCAGCTAGAGAAGCAGCCAGAAAGGCAATGGAAGCTCGCAAAGCTGCCATGGTTGAAGCATCGTGGTGCAGAATTCTTCATGCAGCAAG GATCCAAAAGAAGGACGCTGAAGAAGTTATGGAAAAGGCCAAGTTTCGGGCAACTGAAGCATTTGAACAAGCTAGAGTAATAGGCGTAATGATGTACGACAGACCAGATTGTTCAAGTCAGCAGTATGAGGTGGAATCATTGTCACAGACTGGGGGACAATCAACTCATAAGGTCACTGCTTCCTTTCAGACTGGTTTTGAGGTTGATATGGAGGTTGCCGCTGCAGTTAAGAAGGCATTTATTCAACTTGCGAATTCTTCTATTTCATCAAACAAAGAAGAGTTTAAGGAGCTTTTATGGAAAATTAGCCAAAATCCTGATGTAACTGAGATTGATGCAAATTCTGAAGATGAGCAGCATCAGGGGGACTGTAACAGTGAAGACAAAAGGAATTTGAAATTCAATAAAGAAACCTTGGGAACAGGCATCTTTCCATCTGACTTTGACAATACTAACGTTCAGCAATCCAATGATCTTGTGAACATTATGCTGGAAAGGCTAAAAGCTCTTCATGAAGATGAACTTGCTTCTCTGGCAGTTATTGTTGCCACTTCTGGCTTAAATGCTGTACTTCAAAGTGACAGGGGCAAATATCAGGAAACTGAGTCTGTGAACAGCTTTACATCACAAAGGGCACACTCAAGAAGATATTCCACTGCAGCTAGCTTTGTTGATGTCCTGCAACCAAAGAAAGAAGTCACATCTGAGTTACCAAGTCTGGACAAGTTCTTGGTCAAGCATCTTTCAAAGCTTGAAAAAGAAGTTCACGAAGCAAGAGAAGCAGGTAGAAAAGCCTCTTCAGTAAATTCTTGTGCACAAGGTGCTCAAAGACAGATTACAGGCAGGAATCCAAAGGCAACAGATTCTGCTTCAGATCTGAGCAGCATTCTTGTGAAGCACGTGTCGAAGCTTGAGAAGGAGATTCTAGAAGCGAAGAAGAATAATAACACACGCATTCAACTCTTGGAAGAAAGCTGCAAGAAAGTAGAAGCGCATGTGGAGAAAGATGCCAGCAAAGAATCTGAATTTTACAATGCTCAGTCAGAATCCTTCTGTAACAGTGGTTCCGTGGGGAGTTGTAATTCCAGGGAATCATATGAAAAAAGCAAGCACGGCCGAGATTGttcacaagacaaagagaataaaattttattttcacatCAATTACCACCGTCTGGTGCAAAAGGTAAACAGGGAGGAAAAAGATTAACTAGGATTGAAGCTGCAAAGCTGGAAGCACTTAATTCTTTCTGTACTAAAGATGGCAATGCATTTGATGTTGGCCTTGATAAGATCTTAATCAGGCCAATCCATAGATTGGAGAGGGAAAAGAAGAAAGCACTCGAACATGGACAAACCAATGTGCAGAAAGATCCACAGAAGAATGGTGACCGCACAATTGTGACAGGGAGTTTAGATGAGATCTTAGTGAAGCATGTGTCAAGGCTAGAAAGGGAGAAAATCGATTATGAAAGGAGGAATGCACTGGGGGAAGGACTGACCAATGTGCCACATGATCAGCGAAAGCATGGTAACAATGCTACAGCATCTGAGAGTTTGGATCAAGTCTTAGTGAAGCATGTGTCAAGGCTAGAAAGGGAGAAAATTGATTATGAAAAGAGGAATGCACTGGAGGAAGTACTGACCAATGTGGCACATGATCAGCGAAAGCATGATAACAATGCTACAGCATCGGAGAGTTTGGATCAAGTCCTAGTAAAGCATGTCAGTCGTTTGGAAAGGGAGAAAGTTGAATATGCAAAGAGGAATACATTGGGAGAAAGAACCAGTGAACAGAACCATCAGGAAAGGCACAGTAACACTAACATAGCATCTGATAGTTTAGATCAGATCTTAGTTAAGCATGTCTCCAGACTTGAAAAGGAGAAGATTGAGCATGGAAAGAGCGGTGATATGATCTTTCTAAAGAAGAATGACTCAAAATGCACAAATGAAGAAGCAGATCTGTCTGACATCCTTGTCAAGCGTTCCATGAAGCTTGAGCAAGCCAAGCTGGCTTCTTCTGCTGCTGAAGAAACACTGACAGGCAGCTTTAATCCAGTCCAAGAGCGCAGAAGGGCACGTGAGAAGGAACTTATGGATGCATGGGGAGGAGTGGGTCTAGGGAACTCCATGAAGCCTCATCTCTCGAAAATTGAGAAGGACAAG GTTGCGTGGAGAAAAGCTGAGGAGGAACAGAAGCAGATGTGTGCTGCAAATGAGCTATAA
- the LOC127765886 gene encoding uncharacterized protein LOC127765886 — translation MMVQMEKLVRQCDMEVMKMAMLKHEETFKQQVYELHRLYRVQKQLMSDLNRSPPELTCWRRQRRKQHARRRALNLQLPADEYIVVADAGGQATPLPPPPPSSREDELALTLAVGGGGAAGRRNNKRRESSPFTSNCSGGSLTTATSTSTSSSTDSDGSLRQPPPCPRAMAFDVLHDGSTAAAAAAAPWLQQRLSLRMA, via the exons ATGATGGTGCAGATGGAGAAGCTTGTGAGGCAGTGCGACATGGAGGTCATGAAGATGGCCATGCTCAAGCATGAAGAGACTTTCAAGCAGCAG GTGTATGAGCTGCACCGGCTGTACCGCGTCCAGAAGCAGCTGATGAGCGACCTCAACAGGTCGCCGCCGGAGCTAACCtgctggcggcggcagcggcgcaagCAGCACGCCCGCCGCCGGGCGCTCAACCTGCAGCTCCCCGCCGACGAGTACATCGTCgtggccgacgccggcggccaagcgacgccgctgccgccgccgccgccgtcgtccaggGAAGACGAGCTAGCGCTGACActggccgtcggcggcggaggcgccgccggcaGGAGGAACAACAAGCGGCGGGAGAGTAGCCCCTTCACGTCCAACTGCTCGGGCGGGAGCCTCACGACGGCGACatcgacgtcgacgtcgtcgtcgaccgaCTCCGACGGCTCgctccggcagccgccgccgtgcccgagAGCAATGGCATTCGATGTGCTACATGacgggtcgacggcggcggcggcggcggcagcgccatgGCTGCAGCAGCGGCTCAGCCTTAGGATGGCATGA